Part of the Hemiscyllium ocellatum isolate sHemOce1 chromosome 30, sHemOce1.pat.X.cur, whole genome shotgun sequence genome is shown below.
AACCTTATTGTGAGATTTGACATTAGAAAGAAAGCATCTACTGTAAATAATTCAATGTTTTAATCATTTCCCAATTTTATTCCCTTTTATCCTCTTGCTGTTAAGATTTATACACAAAATGTGTTAGCAGGCTATGTGACATATCGTACTTTGCGACTGTGTCAATTTCAGTATGCACTTAAggcacatagagtcacagagttatacatcacgaaacaggctctttggtccaactcgtccatgccaattcGATATCCATGTATAAATTTTGTTAAGCACAGGATATTGAATAGCAATACAAATGAAATGTGGCTGAACTCTGTCATTCTCAACCTACTAAAACAAGGAGACAAGCCAGTTGCTCCCCATTTGCTGCTCTTCCTGAGGTTTTCAAATTTCTTCCTGTCACAGACTTATCTGGGACCTTCCTAAAGCACAATTCATTAACTCTAAATGGACAACATTCTGCTGTTATTCATCCTGCAAAAGGCCTCACTTGGAAATCAGTCCCAGGCTTTATTCCTGTTCCCAtgcaataatttttaaaacatttttaaatatcATAACTTGACTTCACCATCTATGATTTTGTTCAGCCCTGTATCCGTTGTCACATTATTTTGATTTTTGCTTTCGACGTGTCCTTTACTTGCTTATAGCTGTGCTTGGAGAGCCTTCAGTTTAATTCTTGAAGTACCAAAAAATCTCTCCATTCCCCTGTTCAACTTCAAAAATCTTTTAAAATCCACTTTTGCAGCCAAGCTTCATTCTTTCTGGCTTGATCTATGTATTTGTGAAGTACTTTGGAAATTGCTGTGTTACAGACCTGACTTAAAAGTATTGAGGTACATAACAATGGTTTACATGGATCACATGGATTTACGTACAGCAATACAGGAACTGCAGATTAGTTTATCTTCTCAAACAGCTGATGAATTTGTTAGAGCAAGTTTCTAGGTGAATTAGATGAAGATTTAAATCAATGCTTGAGAATAGACCTATATGTATTGTAAGCATTTTTTTTATTCTAGGGTTGTTTATTTTCCTTGAGAGAATTTTCTAAAAGTTGCAAAATGATTTAGTTTTATGAAAAATACACGGGGCCTTGAGTTCTGATCAATCAACTAAATGAATTTAAATCAAGGATACTCTTCCTAATCTGGCAAGCCtgatatttgacagagaacttgTGAAACATCCAGTTAAATCCAATGTCAAACTAAATTGCATTCTGTAAAGGAAAGATAAATTGTTCAGTACACACAGACTGAACTCTCATTGATAATTTTATTCTGCAGCTTTACAAGGAGCTGTATGTGTTTAAAACTTTTAAAAGGGACAGAAGGTTGAAGATGGGGGAAGTAAGGATTGTGAATTGGACAAGTCTGCTGCTGCAGCTTTAGTTCTGAGAGAGCTGATGAAACTATTTAACTGGGCTTATTAAAGGGGAAGATTCCGAACTAAAACTGTTTTGAGCCGAGCTAAGGAGATTGTAGAGGAGTGTCATTTGGATGTTAACCATAGCAAGGAACTTTTGGATAGACAATAACTCCCAGTGAAAGCAACTCTAGAGCCAAATCCATTGATGTGAAAGGTATGGAATCCTGTAACCTGGTCTGACATTGCATGTAATGCAATTAATTGTAACTTTGTAAAATGTATCATTGTATGGAGTATTTAAACTTCAGTTAATTTTTGCAAGCAAATACCATTGGTGTGTTGGTACATACTTAATTTAGTATTTATTTTGGGTTTGACTATTACAGTCAAAGTTTTATACATCGGTTCTTTAATTCAGGTTTTAATTGGGGTTTCCTATTTTAGGTTATTAATCTGTGTGAGGAATGTAAAATTAGCTTCTGTGTAGCACATTTTCAATAAATAAGAGTTCTCAGCTGAAAGcattgatttgtttttaaaacttgCAGATTATTCTTTGAAAacattttgcaaataatattcatTTCCTTTATTAAATTATCAATTTGAATATTTTAGCCTGTTCAGTCTTGGGGGAAATCAATTTTTCTAGAAGTAGGTAATGAGGCCATTCTACTGTTGCCGAAACAGAAACCTTTTGTCATTGCAGATTGTTTAACTGTAAGTGAAAGTTTTTAAATTAACAATCTTCTAGCAGAAACTAGACACTGCAGTATTATAAAGATAAATTTTAAAGAGTGAAGAAAAGGGGTGCTTGGAAAGGTGTAGGAAATGGATAAAATTTATTTTATGTGCCTGTAACTAATTTATTGTAATCAGCTGCAATTCTTTGTATTGTACTTGCTGTTATCTGCCACAGGAGGGCAGTTGTAACCTTGCAAATATCATGCAATCATGCAAATTCTGTTTGGATAAGTACTGTACATAATTTCAAAGTAACTTGATACATACAGTGAGGCAAACAATTGCTGATCAAGTTGGACCTAATGACTGTATACACCTTGGTGTACTAGCACTGATCATTAATATAGCaataaatagatttttgaaatgttgagccatgtTTCAACCTGTTACATTTTAGTTGAGGTTTCATTGTTATTTATCTAAATTGTTTTGCATAGAGACTATTGTTTTGCTGGGGTATGATCTTGCAGTCAATTCTTTGATTCTTTAGAGCAAGTCACACCACAAACGATATAAAATGGCTACTGCAAATCATGTAACCTGCTACATTTCAGCTTCAGATAGTCGCAAGTCGAAAACAAATACCTAATTAAATATGGACATTCAGCCACCTGAAGAATACACACATCATTCTGCTTAAGGATTACCTGCACAAAATTGCAGCttgctcttttttttcctttttgcgGAGGATGAATTAGAACATCAAAGCTTATATTGAAGATgtgtataagaaggatgtggatggaTCCTATCAACCTTCTGTTGTATTATAGCCTCCTCACACAAACTTGGACTGGGTGAAAAGATGTTAAACAATAGTATAGAATGTTAGCATATACCGTACACCGCTGCTTGGTCTGGCAGGTgaggtggtgggggagagagaaaagaacTTTGTATGATGACTAAATCATGTTGCTAACTGCTTTAAAGTCAATGAGAAGTTCTACTGGAAAGCCATTGAACTAGCTGCAAGTTATCCTAATGGCAATGCCATCAGTAAGTGATCCTGGTTCAATTGAGAATCCTTTGCTACACGATACCCTCACTTCCAATTTAAAATATGAAAACCATCTAACACTACAAACCTGTCACAAAATTCATTGAGATCATTACAATCTATAACATTACTTGGTTTCATATGTGTCAAATTTTTATGTGCATGTGAGACAAATGAGTGAAAAGTTGCATCATTTTTGGGTTAAATGTATGAGAATAAATAATCATTGTTTGTCTTTGAACTCCAGTTTGCTGACAAACTTATTTAATTGTGATACTTAGTCTGTAGACAAGAAAACACATTTCTGCAAACATACTGATGAGGGTAGTAAAGGGAGCACAAATTCTGTCCATGATGATATTAAATTCATTTTTAGATTGAACTTGGTCTTTTCTACTTTTCCAGATATGTATCCTGTGTCCTTGGCTGCCCTTATGAAGGAAATGTTTCCCCAACTAAAGTTGCTGAGGCACGTATGATGAGAGTTAGGGAAAAGAAGGAACACATTGGAAtttataaaaacattttttttgtactGTGTAGTCAGTGAACACTTTGGTAATAAATCATTAAATGTATGAAACAGATATTATGAAAATTAATTTAAATGCAAAAGAAGATGTGCTAATGTGCTCTCATAATTTTCTACATTAAAATTTTATGTACATGACTAAATATTAAGATGCATTGTAAAATTAACCAGTATTAATTTTGCAATTGATTGTGCTCTTTTGTTTTACAGGTGGCCAAGAAAATGTATTCCATGGGTTGTTACGAAATATCCCTGGGGGATACAATTGGTATAGGAACACCTGGCAGCATGCGAGAAATGCTGACCGCTGTAATCAAGGAGATTCCAGTCAGTGCACTAGCAGTACACTGTCATGATACATATGGCCAGGCTCTTGTCAATGTCTTTACAGCACTAGAGGCAAGTTTACTTTTCCAAATTAAGACTTTTTTttgtgcattttgtttttaactgtGAGGCTTGAGTTTTAGTAAAATTGCTTTGATAAACTGAGTTTGAGCAGATTACATGTGGATTTCACAGTTCTAATACTATCTTAAATATAACTGCTAATTGTATGCTTTCAGCTATAATTGCTATACCCTTTGTCAGCCTCTGCTCACAATTACCTGTACAAGGTATACATTAATTCAGTTAGCTATCTGGGTTGCAGCATCAGTACCATAAGTACCTGAGCATTTTCTGACTTACCAAATACTTCTGATAAAGCCCGATACACAATATTAATAATACAGGTAGTTCTGCTGCAAAGGTTTGGTTAACGCAAATTCGTCGTAATGTGAATGATgaattgggaacactgtttctaaaatgcacTTTTAAAGTGTGTGTTGGCTATATTGCAGTTATATTGCTAACACacagcgctgtttctaaagtgcgatttttctataatgcagggtggTACAAGAACACAGTTATCGTGTGGTTGGAGAACTGCCTGTACATGCACTGGATACTGATTTTAATCAGTACAGCACTGACCAACCTACACAAACAATGCACCTTTTAATTATCTTTTTTTCCTTCCTGCTTCTCAATTTTAATTAGCATACTTTTCTTGGGATAAAAACTGACCACTTCATGTCTGTGGTGATAACTTTTTTGAAATCTCTAATGTATTGATGCTAACTAAGATgttaaaataatttcaaaagtCTAAACTGGTTTATATTGACAGTCTGTTGCCTTATAAAGAAAACCAAGAGAGATAGGCAAAACTTCTTTTTTAGCTGAGAAACTTATATTTAGAAAAACGATTTTTGGAATACATCAATAAATTTTTAATAATACACTTATTGGAATTTTTTTGGAATTCTTTCAGAATTATTGTAAATAAATCCCTGGGGCCTGATCAagtgtttcccagaactttgtgggaagcaagggaaaagATTGCTGGGCCCTTGTAGCATTGACGGCCACGAATCagatgctagaagactggaggctagctaatgtggtgccattgtttcagAAAGGCTGGAAGGCAAaatagggaattatagactggtaagCCTATGCTGTTGGAgtggaattctgagggacaggatttacatgcatttggaaagacaaggactgattaccGATAGTCACATGACTTTATGTGTGGAAAGTTGTGTCTCACGAACTTAATTCTGTATTTTTGAAGAGATgacgaagaagattgatgaaagcagagtggtAGGCATtctcaatatggacttcaacaaggagttcaacaagattccacataatagactggttagcaaggttagttaGTCTTATAGTATTGTACTGGAGCTACAAGAACAGGTTAAAGGCTAAAAATCTGAGGTGAGTAATTCCCCTCCTGTCTTCCCAAAACCTGTACATTCTGCTTTATTTGTAACACTAAAAATGCATTGAAGTATAAACAGCTCATCCCTGTAACTTCCCTTTGCTGAACACTTTTAatcttattttcttttgtttgtgtattGCTGACTACATCATTAACTAATGTTCTACTGTCCATTTCCTGGTCTGAATCTGACCATCTAAGTCTAGACTTTGGCTCCAATCCATTTTGATATGTCCCACTATGAAGGTGAATTAAACTATGTATCCCATACACCCTCAAATAACAACTAAGAAAGCAATATGAGACGTGCAATTGGGGAACAGGTTTttgttgtttatttttaattcatttgaaaTTTAGTTGTCTCCATAATCTTGATTAACTATTAACCATAGCTGGCTGCCCAGTAACTTAAGTGTTCTTCTAATCTGGAGTTTTCTATTTGTTTTTCAGATGGGAATTTCAACAGTGGACTCATCAATCGCTGGCTTGGGTGGCTGTCCTTATGCACAAGGTGCATCCGGAAATGTGGCAACTGAGGATGTAGTGTACATGTTGAATGGGCTGGGAATTCACACTGTATGTATGTCTTTGAGGgaccaatttctgttttagctTTTCATGTTGTTATCTGATGTCTGTAACAATCAAAAGAAGAATTGACCCAGTGAAGTTTAGTTCTTCAGCTCAGTAAAAGCAAACTGTAGTAAAAAGATTTTTCTAATTTTACATAACTTTCTCTGAAAGCACATTGCCACCAACTAGGGACTTCGGTTGTTCACTTGGATCTGCTGTGTCATCCCTTGCAGTACCCTCATGTTATTCTGCATGAGGATTGTTATCCCATTTTCTCCATTTCTCTCACCAGGCATTCATCAGAGGAGGGGCTTTAAACTTGATGGAGGGGAGTGTTATACAAATATAATTTACTGCAGAAACTAGAAATTTCTGACTGATATTCAGAAGTATTGCATATAATTTACTTTCTGGTTTACACACTATGACAGAATGCCAGTTGATAGTTTAAATAAACTGTAAAAGAATTATGTGGGATTAGCTTAGAAAGTAAAGCCAACAATTAATCCAAGCAAATGATTTAGATTGGGCATCATAGAATGAGGAAGATTAGTTTGACAAGCCACTAACTGTCAAATCTTCTGAATCTGGGGCAAGGCAAAAGATTACATTTCATATTTTGTTCTCTCTTTTATACATCTACATGTAAATGTCATCTTGTTTTCTGTATCAGTTctaaatattattattattttgatACAAATGCTGCATACATACCCAAGTGATAATTTCATGTGCTTGAGTACAGTAGATGTCACAGCATACTTAAATCAGAGTTATCTTAGGTTTAATTGGCGGAATACCTTTTGGCATAGTGTATAATTTTGAGAcaaaatgtgttggtgcaggtttagagggccaaagggcctgttcctgcactgtgtTGTTCTTTATATAACTTTTAAGTATAGCATGTATGGGAGGAGAAAGAAAATTTTGGCCTTCATTCTCAGCTGTCTCCAGCTGAGGGTTACCCTTTCTTCTGGGTCTTTTGGAAgctgatatattctgattaatgAGAAGCTGCAATATTTTGTACAACCACCACGGTGGTAGAAGGCAAATCAATCTTGGTCTTTCTAATCAAATATTATGATTTAATGCAATATGTCTTATTCTGTTTTCTAGGGAGTGGATTTGCAGAAGTTATTGGACGCTGGTGGATATATCTGCAGAGTCCTAAACAGGAAAACCAGCTCTAAAGTTGCTCAGGCATCTTGCAAATTGTAGTAATCAGTAAACTATTATGTACAGACTGAATAGATGGAAGTATGGACAAATATTGTAAACATTTTCCATCCACAACTTTCTTGTTGTAATTCCTGTATATAATATTGAGCTAGATTCTGAAGTGTAATTGTTTAATCACTTATTCCTCTTAAAGAGAAAGTTACTGTAGCTTCAGACATTTACTCATTATCTGTACTTTTTCCCAAAAATGCCTGTCATAATTACCTAATGTTTTTATTCCATATTCCAGGTTGTTTCATCTCTTGCTAAAGTTAGCAACTAAGTGCAATTGCCAAGGCTCTACTGAGCTAACTCCTTTCTGGGTAGCACAGTGACTAAGTGcatagtactgctgcctcacagtgccagggacctggttttgattccagcctctggtgcctgtctgtctggagtttgcatgttttccccatgtctgtgtggggttctgCCGAGGTGCTCCAGAttactcccacagtctaaagatgatgcaggttaggtggattgccctaTAGTGtacaggggtgtgcaggctaggtggattaatgtggggttatggagatggggtgctgggtctggatgagatgctcttcaaagggttgctgcagactcaatgggtcaaatggcctttttctacaCTAAGGGTTCTGTGATTCAATGCCAAATGTGTAAAGTTATCAAAAAATCTTCACATGATTTTAGATTCTAAAGGTATTGACATTTTTCATCCGTCCAATTCTCAGTAGTTTTCTTTCATGATCCAAAAATAAAATTCTCAACAAAGCTTTTCTGTATATTCAGAGTTGACTGTATTTATTTTTCTAAAATTATAAATGAATGAGAAAACTGAAGAAAACTAAACAAATATTATTATATTTTAATGTGTTAAAACAAGCATTAGTTCATTTAACTGATCAGCCAtactaaaatatttttcaaattacTGAAATATTAtcaggatttaaaaacatatTAATGGAATTCTGATGTGAAGCTGTCAGGTATTTTCATGTGATTTATACTGAAATTGCTGTACGTCTATAGACTGAAGAGGAAATTAAACTCAATAACCCTAATTGATATTATGCTATTCAATTACAGAAATTTGCTGTCTTATTGCACTGAGACAACTAAAATGTTGTCAAAAATATTATGATATTTTGAAATTTTAGGACAACATTTTACAGTTTAGAAAGTGCTTACTAattatagatggtacacattttACACTCATTTTGCTAGCAGTTGGAAAATGGCAGATGACCCACATCTCAAGTATAACTAAGCTTATAAAGCAATCAATGAAGGAACTTTCTATAcctttgacaaagagtcagttggactcaaaacgtcagctcttttctctccttacagatgctgccaaacctgctgagattttacagcattttctcttttgctttctaTACCTCAATGATATTTTATTAGAAGGGCACTCTCTTTCACCCTTTAATACTAATCATGTGTCACAGCAGTGCTGACTGTCTTAAAAAGATAAATGTTTTGAACTGAAGAATGCAGTTATCACAATGATGTTTTGATTTTACACCTTCAGTTTAGTGCATTCATTctaatttattttgattttgttttgcattcatgAGGTGTGAATTTTGCTGGCTGGCACagcatttatttccaattccCATTTGTCCTTTGAAAgatagtgatgagctgccttcttaaaccactgcagtccatttgatgttgGTACACTCTCAATGTCATTCGGAACATAGTTTTGGGGATTTCGACCCAATGATGCCACggtatggtgatatatttccaagtcagaatgataagTAGTttcgaggggaacttgcagtgagTGGCATAATAagtaggagctgagtggccctagcagaatccaaactgaaatGAATAAGCAGGTTATTCTAAGCAAGTACTGCTTGATAATTGTCTATGATACCTTCTATTAGTTTACTGATAATTGAGAGAAGATAAGGCAGTAATTGGTTGGATTTATTCTTTTTTGGTATATAGGGACAGACTTGGGTAATCTTCCACTGTgctgggtagatgccaatgttgtagctgcAGTTCTGATGCAAAGATCTTCAGTACCATTGCTTGAATGTTGTCAGGGTGCATTGCTTTGCAACATTCATTGCCTTCAGTCAATTCGTGTTATCACATGGAGCGAAACAAATTCCCATCCTGAACAATGGGGAGCTCAACTCATCAGTGTAAAAGGTAAGCCAAAGTATTTGCAACAATCTGCAACCAGAAATGTCGAGCAGATGATTAAATTTGGCCTCCAGCACAGAGATCTCAGTGATGCTCAGGATCCATGGTGGAAACCAAGTTGAATCATCTGCTTGACATTTCTGGTTGCAGATTGTTGCAAATACTTTTGGCTtaccttttacactgatgtgttgAGCTCCCTGGAATATTTGTGGAACTTTCTCCTCCCAGCAAA
Proteins encoded:
- the hmgcl gene encoding hydroxymethylglutaryl-CoA lyase, mitochondrial isoform X2 translates to MGAVCTQTCAAVAQSLPEQVKIVEVGPRDGLQNEKVIVPADVKIHLINLLSEAGLPVVEATSFVSPKWVPQMADQKEVMQGIRKYPNVRYPVLTPNLKGFESAIKAGAKEVAIFGAASEMFSKRNINCSIDESLQRFEEVMKAAKDSSIPVRGYVSCVLGCPYEGNVSPTKVAEVAKKMYSMGCYEISLGDTIGIGTPGSMREMLTAVIKEIPVSALAVHCHDTYGQALVNVFTALEMGISTVDSSIAGLGGCPYAQGASGNVATEDVVYMLNGLGIHTGVDLQKLLDAGGYICRVLNRKTSSKVAQASCKL